The Coregonus clupeaformis isolate EN_2021a chromosome 6, ASM2061545v1, whole genome shotgun sequence genome has a segment encoding these proteins:
- the LOC121531448 gene encoding synaptotagmin-9: protein MPGDREDEICRKALELLSDLCSRGEVQNDNCVDFIYYFRDLARPRYSDSDVSVSLLSLLVTTCGLALFGVSLFFSWKLCWVPWCDCGLPEGLKDGHGDQQPVLMEMDGVENEYSEDCVKEPSGLLAPESAMKISHTSPDIPLEVQSKPKENHVSHIARVQRQITEPTSSVRHNSFRRQMNLSNPDFNTGQFQRQESLATLGRIKPELYKQHSVDTDDGRRADSCGRIHFILKFDCDLEQLIIKIHKAQDLPAKDFTGTSDPYIKIYLLPDRKTKHQTKVHRKTLNPVFDEVFLFPVAYAELPTRKLHFSVYDFDRFSRHDIIGQVVVDNFLDLADFPRETKLCRDIQYVTTDNVDLGDLMFSLCYLPTAGRLTITMIKARNLKAMDITGASDPYVKVSLMCEGRRLKKRKTSTKRNTLNPVYNEAIVFDVPPENIDQISLLIAVMDYDRVGHNEIIGVCRVGNEAESLGRCHWNEMLSYPRKPIAHWHPLVEWVGQGTAGGSQGGSTNSLKTPPSP from the exons ATGTGTCAGTGAGCCTGCTGTCACTGTTGGTGACCACCTGTGGCCTGGCCCTTTTCGGGGTCTCACTCTTCTTCTCATGGAAGCTGTGCTGGGTGCCATGGTGCGACTGTGGCCTTCCCGAGGGCTTGAAGGATGGCCACGGGGACCAGCAACCAGTCCTGATGGAGATGGATGGGGTGGAGAATGAGTACAGCGAGGACTGTGTCAAGGAGCCCTCAGGCCTTTTAGCCCCAGAGTCAGCCATGAAGATCAGCCACACGTCCCCAGACATCCCCCTGGAGGTCCAGTCCAAGCCCAAGGAAAACCACGTCAGCCATATCGCCCGCGTGCAGCGCCAGATCACAGAGCCCACCTCCTCTGTCCG GCACAACTCCTTCCGCCGCCAGATGAACCTGTCCAACCCAGACTTCAACACGGGCCAGTTCCAGAGACAGGAGTCCCTGGCCACTCTGGGCCGGATCAAACCTGAGCTCTATAAGCAGCACTCTGTGGACACGGACGACGGCAGGAGGGCTGACAGCTGCGGCCGGATACACTTCATCCTCAAGTTTGACTGTGACCTGGAGCAGCTCATCATCAAGATCCACAAAGCCCAGGACTTACCGGCCAAGGACTTCACCGGAACCTCTGACCCTTATATCAAAATCTACCTGCTCCCCGACCGCAAGACCAAGCACCAGACTAAGGTGCACCGCAAGACCCTCAACCCCGTGTTCGATGAGGTCTTCCTGTTCCCTGTGGCCTACGCTGAGCTGCCCACGCGCAAACTGCACTTCAGCGTCTACGACTTTGACCGCTTCTCCCGCCATGACATCATTGGCCAGGTGGTGGTGGATAACTTCCTGGACCTAGCAGACTTCCCCAGAGAGACTAAACTCTGTAGGGACATCCAGTACGTCACCACG GACAATGTGGACTTGGGCGATCTCATGTTCTCCCTCTGTTACCTACCAACGGCTGGAAGGCTGACCATCACAATGATCAAGGCTAGGAACCTCAAAGCCATGGACATCACTGGAGCCTCAG ATCCCTATGTGAAGGTGTCTTTAATGTGTGAGGGACGGAGATTGAAGAAGAGGAAAACATCCACCAAGCGAAACACTCTGAATCCTGTCTACAACGAAGCCATAGTATTTGATGTACCTCCCGAGAACATTGATCAGATCAGTCTCCTAATAGCAGTGATGGACTACGATCG TGTAGGTCACAACGAGATCATTGGAGTGTGTAGGGTGGGCAACGAGGCGGAGAGCCTGGGTCGTTGCCACTGGAACGAGATGTTGTCATACCCCCGCAAGCCCATCGCCCACTGGCACCCCCTAGTAGAG TGGGTGGGCCAGGGGACTGCAGGTGGAAGTCAGGGCGGTTCCACCAACTCTCTGAAGACTCCTCCCTCaccatga